A window from Citrobacter amalonaticus encodes these proteins:
- the kdgT gene encoding 2-keto-3-deoxygluconate transporter: MQIKRTIEKIPGGMMLVPLFLGALCHTFSPDAGKYFGSFTNGMITGTVPILAVWFFCMGASIKLSATGTVLRKSGTLVVTKIAVAWVVAAIASRIIPEHGVEAGFFAGLSTLALVAAMDMTNGGLYASIMQQYGTKEEAGAFVLMSLESGPLMTMIILGTAGIASFEPHVFVGAVLPFLVGFTLGNLDPELREFFSKAVQTLIPFFAFALGNTIDLSVIAQTGLLGILLGVAVIIVTGIPLIIADKLIGGGDGTAGIAASSSAGAAVATPVLIAEMVPAFKPMAPAATSLVATSVIVTSILVPIITSIWSKKVKAKVAAVDIQNAVK, encoded by the coding sequence ATGCAGATTAAACGCACGATAGAAAAAATCCCTGGTGGCATGATGCTCGTCCCTCTGTTCCTGGGCGCGTTGTGTCACACGTTCTCTCCTGACGCGGGGAAATATTTTGGCTCATTCACCAACGGGATGATCACTGGCACGGTGCCTATTCTGGCCGTGTGGTTCTTCTGCATGGGGGCCTCCATCAAGCTAAGCGCGACGGGTACCGTCCTGCGTAAGTCCGGGACGCTGGTGGTGACTAAAATTGCCGTGGCGTGGGTAGTGGCGGCGATTGCCTCGCGGATTATTCCTGAACATGGCGTGGAGGCAGGATTCTTTGCCGGGCTGTCGACACTGGCGCTGGTTGCGGCAATGGACATGACCAACGGCGGGCTGTACGCGTCCATTATGCAACAGTACGGCACCAAAGAAGAGGCCGGGGCATTTGTTCTGATGTCGCTAGAGTCCGGACCGCTGATGACGATGATCATCCTCGGTACGGCCGGGATTGCGTCGTTTGAACCGCATGTGTTTGTCGGCGCAGTGCTGCCTTTCCTGGTGGGCTTTACGCTGGGTAACCTTGACCCGGAACTGCGTGAATTCTTCAGTAAAGCCGTCCAGACGCTGATCCCTTTCTTCGCCTTTGCGCTGGGTAACACCATCGATCTGAGCGTGATAGCACAGACCGGTCTGTTGGGTATTCTGTTGGGTGTGGCGGTGATTATCGTCACCGGTATTCCGCTGATTATTGCCGATAAACTGATTGGCGGCGGCGACGGTACAGCAGGGATTGCGGCGTCCAGCTCAGCAGGAGCTGCAGTGGCGACACCGGTACTGATCGCAGAAATGGTGCCCGCGTTTAAACCGATGGCACCGGCTGCAACTTCGCTGGTCGCCACCTCGGTGATTGTGACATCAATCCTGGTGCCGATTATCACCTCCATCTGGTCGAAGAAGGTCAAAGCAAAAGTGGCGGCAGTCGACATCCAGAATGCAGTGAAATAA
- the cpxP gene encoding cell-envelope stress modulator CpxP: protein MRKVTAAVMASTLALSTVSHAAEVVTGDNWHPGESSAPRTVQSHMFDGISLTEHQRQQMRDLMQQARHEQPPVNVSEMETMHRLITAENFDETAVRAQAEKMAQAQVARQVEMARVRNQMYRLLTPEQQAVLNEKHQQRMEQLRDVTHWQKSSSLKLLSSSNSRSQ, encoded by the coding sequence ATGCGCAAAGTTACCGCTGCCGTCATGGCCTCAACGCTGGCACTCAGTACGGTTAGCCATGCAGCTGAAGTCGTTACAGGCGATAACTGGCACCCGGGAGAATCCTCTGCGCCGCGCACTGTACAGAGCCATATGTTTGACGGCATAAGTTTAACCGAACATCAACGTCAACAGATGAGAGATCTGATGCAACAGGCCCGCCATGAGCAGCCGCCTGTTAATGTTAGCGAAATGGAGACGATGCATCGTCTTATTACTGCAGAAAATTTTGATGAAACCGCTGTACGCGCTCAGGCAGAAAAAATGGCGCAGGCACAGGTTGCCAGACAGGTCGAAATGGCCCGCGTTCGCAACCAGATGTATCGCCTGCTTACCCCCGAGCAGCAAGCGGTTTTAAACGAGAAGCACCAACAAAGAATGGAGCAGTTGCGTGACGTGACGCACTGGCAAAAAAGTTCTTCGTTGAAGTTATTGAGTAGTAGCAACTCACGTTCCCAGTAG
- the cpxR gene encoding envelope stress response regulator transcription factor CpxR — translation MNKILLVDDDRELTSLLKELLEMEGFNVLVAHDGEQALELLDDSIDLLLLDVMMPKKNGIDTLKALRQTHQTPVIMLTARGSELDRVLGLELGADDYLPKPFNDRELVARIRAILRRSHWSEQQQSSDNGSPTLEVDALSLNPGRQEASFDGQTLELTGTEFTLLYLLAQHLGQVVSREHLSQEVLGKRLTPFDRAIDMHISNLRRKLPERKDGHPWFKTLRGRGYLMVSAS, via the coding sequence ATGAATAAAATCCTGTTAGTTGATGATGACCGAGAGCTGACTTCCCTGTTAAAGGAGCTGCTCGAAATGGAAGGCTTCAATGTGCTGGTTGCCCATGACGGGGAGCAGGCGCTTGAGCTTCTGGACGACAGCATTGATTTACTTTTGCTTGATGTGATGATGCCGAAGAAAAACGGTATCGATACGTTGAAAGCGCTTCGCCAGACACACCAGACGCCCGTAATTATGCTGACCGCCCGCGGCAGCGAACTGGATCGTGTACTCGGCCTTGAGCTGGGTGCAGATGACTATTTGCCGAAACCGTTTAACGATCGTGAACTGGTCGCCCGTATCCGCGCGATCCTGCGTCGTTCGCACTGGAGCGAGCAGCAGCAGAGCAGCGATAACGGCTCGCCGACGCTGGAAGTGGATGCCCTTAGCCTTAACCCGGGCCGCCAGGAAGCCAGCTTTGATGGTCAGACGCTGGAGTTAACTGGTACCGAATTCACCCTGCTCTATCTGCTGGCGCAGCATCTCGGCCAGGTGGTATCGCGTGAACATTTGAGCCAGGAAGTGCTGGGTAAACGCCTGACGCCTTTCGACCGTGCCATCGACATGCATATCTCCAACCTGCGGCGCAAACTGCCGGAGCGGAAAGACGGGCATCCGTGGTTTAAAACTCTGCGTGGTCGCGGCTATCTGATGGTTTCCGCTTCATGA
- a CDS encoding dihydrodipicolinate synthase family protein — translation MTGQTQFAGVWCPSITPMDQDGNIDLNGLSQHLQRLTDAKIDVILLMGSIGEFASFTLDERLLLIREARAMSPLKMVANVSSTCIHDVLRMAKEAYRTGYDAVMVLPPYYYGQTPKQLLSYFRQLGQKLSGKWFAYNFPPRTGSDLTPDLVAQLASEFPNFAGIKDTVDCQSHTRRMIEATQAVRNDFAVLSGYDEYFIPNLLAGGAGIISGLNNVMPELFVSAREAFKAGDLAALRDIQQKIGVYMSIYAIGEDFVTTIKTVVSRKFGYCTGVSRNAGGELNEHDCRTIDEVFGR, via the coding sequence GTGACAGGTCAAACGCAGTTTGCTGGCGTCTGGTGCCCCTCCATTACGCCAATGGATCAGGATGGTAATATCGATCTCAACGGTCTGAGCCAACACCTTCAACGCCTCACTGACGCAAAAATCGACGTGATTTTGCTGATGGGCAGTATCGGAGAGTTCGCTTCCTTCACCCTTGACGAACGCCTGCTGTTGATTCGCGAGGCGCGCGCCATGAGCCCATTGAAGATGGTGGCTAACGTCTCCTCCACCTGCATCCACGATGTCTTGCGGATGGCGAAGGAAGCGTATCGCACAGGCTACGATGCAGTGATGGTTCTGCCACCCTATTACTACGGTCAAACGCCGAAGCAACTGCTGAGCTACTTCCGCCAGTTGGGGCAAAAGCTCAGCGGGAAATGGTTTGCCTACAACTTCCCGCCGCGCACCGGCAGCGACTTAACGCCGGATCTGGTTGCCCAGCTTGCCAGCGAGTTCCCGAACTTTGCCGGGATCAAAGATACTGTTGACTGTCAGTCGCATACCCGCCGAATGATCGAGGCAACGCAGGCCGTGCGTAACGACTTTGCCGTCCTTTCAGGCTATGACGAGTACTTCATTCCCAATCTGCTGGCTGGCGGCGCGGGGATTATCTCTGGGCTGAACAATGTGATGCCGGAGCTGTTTGTCAGCGCGCGTGAGGCGTTCAAGGCCGGTGACCTGGCGGCCCTTCGCGACATTCAGCAGAAAATTGGCGTATACATGTCGATTTATGCCATCGGCGAAGATTTCGTCACCACCATCAAGACGGTGGTATCGCGCAAGTTTGGCTATTGCACAGGGGTTTCACGCAATGCGGGCGGCGAGTTGAACGAACACGATTGCCGGACGATTGATGAGGTGTTTGGTCGTTAA
- the pfkA gene encoding 6-phosphofructokinase, with the protein MIKKIGVLTSGGDAPGMNAAIRGVVRAALTEGLEVMGIYDGYLGLYEDRMVQLDRYSVSDMINRGGTFLGSARFPEFRDENVRAVAIENLKKRGIDALVVIGGDGSYMGAKRLTEMGFPCIGLPGTIDNDIKGTDYTIGYFTALGTVVEAIDRLRDTSSSHQRISIVEVMGRYCGDLTLAAAIAGGCEFVVVPEVEFSRDDLVAEIKAGIAKGKKHAIVAITEHMCDVDELAHYIEKETGRETRSTVLGHIQRGGSPVPYDRILASRMGSYAIELLLEGHGGRCVGIQNEKLVHHDIIDAIENMKRPFKGDWLDCAKKLY; encoded by the coding sequence ATGATTAAGAAAATCGGTGTGTTGACAAGCGGCGGTGATGCGCCGGGCATGAACGCAGCAATCCGTGGTGTGGTGCGCGCAGCACTGACGGAAGGACTGGAAGTCATGGGGATTTATGATGGCTACCTGGGTCTGTACGAAGACCGCATGGTGCAGCTTGACCGTTATAGCGTGTCCGACATGATTAACCGCGGTGGTACCTTCCTGGGTTCCGCTCGTTTCCCGGAGTTCCGTGACGAAAATGTCCGCGCCGTGGCTATCGAAAACCTGAAAAAACGTGGAATCGACGCGCTGGTGGTGATCGGCGGTGACGGTTCTTACATGGGTGCGAAACGCCTGACTGAAATGGGCTTCCCGTGCATCGGCTTGCCTGGCACTATCGATAACGATATCAAAGGCACTGACTACACCATCGGTTACTTTACGGCGCTGGGCACCGTGGTTGAAGCGATTGACCGTCTGCGCGACACCTCGTCTTCTCACCAGCGTATCTCTATCGTTGAAGTGATGGGGCGTTACTGTGGCGACCTGACGCTGGCGGCAGCGATTGCCGGTGGCTGTGAGTTCGTTGTGGTACCGGAAGTGGAATTCAGCCGTGACGATCTGGTTGCTGAAATCAAAGCGGGTATTGCGAAGGGTAAGAAACACGCTATCGTGGCAATCACTGAGCACATGTGCGATGTCGACGAACTGGCGCATTACATTGAGAAAGAGACGGGCCGTGAAACCCGCTCGACCGTACTGGGTCACATCCAGCGCGGCGGTTCTCCAGTGCCTTATGACCGCATCCTGGCTTCCCGTATGGGTTCTTACGCCATTGAACTGCTGCTGGAAGGTCACGGTGGTCGTTGCGTCGGTATTCAGAACGAAAAACTGGTTCACCATGACATCATTGATGCTATCGAAAACATGAAGCGTCCGTTCAAAGGTGACTGGCTGGATTGCGCGAAGAAACTGTACTGA
- the fieF gene encoding CDF family cation-efflux transporter FieF (FieF, a metal efflux transporter, is a member of the CDF (cation diffusion facilitator) family of transporters.), with product MNQSYGRLVSRAAIAATVMASLLLLIKIFAWWYTGSVSILAALVDSLVDIAASLTNLLVVRYSLQPADDEHTFGHGKAESLAALAQSMFISGSALFLFLTGIQHLITPTPMNEPGVGVVVTIIALICTVVLVSFQRWVVKRTQSQAVRADMLHYQSDVMMNGAILVALGLAWYGWHRADALFALGIGIYILYSALRMGYDAVQSLLDRALPDEERQEIFDIVTSWPGVSGAHDLRTRQSGPTRFIQIHLEMEDNLPLVQAHVVAEQVEQAILRRFPGSDVIIHQDPCSVVPREGKRFELS from the coding sequence ATGAATCAATCCTATGGGCGGTTAGTCAGTCGGGCGGCCATTGCCGCGACAGTGATGGCATCGCTGTTACTTTTGATCAAAATTTTTGCGTGGTGGTACACCGGGTCGGTGAGTATTCTGGCGGCCCTGGTCGACTCGCTGGTGGATATTGCCGCGTCGCTCACTAACCTGTTAGTGGTGCGCTATTCGCTGCAGCCCGCGGATGATGAACATACCTTTGGTCATGGCAAAGCGGAATCACTGGCTGCGCTGGCGCAAAGCATGTTTATTTCCGGTTCGGCGTTGTTTTTATTTTTAACGGGTATCCAGCATCTGATTACACCGACGCCGATGAACGAACCCGGCGTGGGGGTTGTGGTTACCATTATCGCCCTGATATGTACTGTGGTGCTGGTCTCGTTTCAGCGCTGGGTGGTGAAGCGGACGCAAAGCCAGGCAGTACGGGCGGATATGCTTCATTATCAGTCTGATGTTATGATGAACGGTGCGATTCTCGTGGCGCTCGGTCTGGCCTGGTACGGCTGGCATCGTGCAGACGCGTTGTTTGCTTTGGGGATTGGCATCTATATTTTATATAGCGCGTTACGCATGGGTTATGATGCCGTGCAGTCGTTACTGGATCGCGCATTACCCGATGAAGAACGTCAGGAAATTTTTGACATCGTGACATCATGGCCGGGCGTCAGTGGTGCTCACGATCTCCGTACGCGGCAGTCAGGGCCGACCCGCTTTATTCAGATTCATTTGGAAATGGAAGATAATCTGCCGCTCGTTCAGGCGCATGTTGTGGCTGAACAGGTAGAGCAGGCGATTTTACGGCGTTTTCCGGGCTCCGATGTCATTATCCATCAGGACCCGTGTTCCGTCGTTCCCAGGGAAGGCAAAAGGTTTGAGCTTTCGTAA
- the yiiM gene encoding 6-hydroxyaminopurine reductase — protein sequence MRYPVDVFSGKIQDYAGSRPSAIGKIQVDGELMLTELGLEGDEQAETKIHGGPDRALCHYPREHYLYWAREFPDQADQFVAPAFGENLSTDGLTEHNVYIGDIFRWGEALIQVTQPRSPCFKLNFHFGISDMASLMQNCGKTGWLCSVIAPGMVSADAPLELVSRVSDVSVQEAIAIAWHMPFDDEQYHRLLSAAGLSKSWTRTMQKRRLSGKIEDQSRRLWGK from the coding sequence ATGCGATATCCAGTAGACGTGTTCAGCGGCAAGATTCAGGACTACGCGGGAAGCCGCCCCAGTGCAATTGGCAAAATTCAGGTCGATGGCGAACTGATGCTGACGGAACTGGGTCTGGAAGGTGATGAACAGGCAGAAACGAAAATCCACGGCGGGCCCGATCGTGCGCTGTGCCATTATCCGCGCGAACATTATCTGTACTGGGCGCGAGAGTTCCCCGATCAGGCGGATCAATTCGTGGCCCCGGCGTTTGGTGAGAACCTCTCTACCGATGGCCTGACGGAACACAATGTCTATATTGGCGATATTTTCCGTTGGGGCGAAGCGCTGATTCAGGTCACACAGCCGCGCTCACCGTGCTTTAAGCTTAATTTCCACTTTGGTATTAGCGATATGGCGAGCCTGATGCAGAACTGCGGCAAAACGGGCTGGCTGTGTAGTGTGATTGCGCCAGGCATGGTGTCAGCCGATGCGCCACTGGAGCTGGTTTCCCGCGTTAGCGACGTCAGCGTACAGGAGGCGATCGCCATAGCCTGGCATATGCCTTTTGATGATGAACAGTACCATCGTTTACTGTCAGCGGCGGGGCTGTCGAAGAGCTGGACGCGAACGATGCAAAAGCGTCGTTTAAGCGGCAAAATCGAAGATCAATCACGGCGTTTGTGGGGCAAATAA
- the cpxA gene encoding envelope stress sensor histidine kinase CpxA yields MIGSLTARIFAIFWLTLALVLMLVLMLPKLDSRQMTELLDSEQRQGLMIEQHVEAELANDPPNDLMWWRRLFRAIDKWAPPGQRLLLVTTEGRVIGAERSEMQIIRNFIGQADNADHPQKKKYGRVEMVGPFSVRDGEDNYQLYLIRPASSSQSDFINLLFDRPLLLLIVTMLVSSPLLLWLAWSLAKPARKLKNAADEVAQGNLRQHPELEAGPQEFLAAGASFNQMVTALERMMTTQQRLLSDISHELRTPLTRLQLGTALLRRRSGESKELERIETEAQRLDSMINDLLVMSRNQQKNALVSETMKANHLWGEVLDNAAFEAEQMGKSLTVNFPPGPWPLYGNPNALESALENIVRNALRYSHSKIEVGFAVDKDGITITVDDDGPGVSPEDREQIFRPFYRTDEARDRESGGTGLGLAIVETAIQQHRGWVKAEDSPLGGLRLVIWLPLYKRS; encoded by the coding sequence ATGATAGGGAGCTTAACCGCGCGCATCTTTGCCATCTTCTGGTTGACGCTGGCACTGGTGTTGATGTTGGTACTGATGTTACCCAAGCTCGACTCACGCCAGATGACCGAGCTACTGGACAGCGAACAGCGCCAGGGGTTAATGATTGAGCAACACGTAGAAGCTGAACTCGCGAACGATCCACCCAATGATTTGATGTGGTGGCGTCGCCTGTTCCGTGCGATTGACAAGTGGGCGCCGCCAGGACAGCGGTTATTGCTAGTGACTACAGAAGGACGCGTGATCGGCGCTGAACGCAGCGAAATGCAGATCATTCGTAACTTTATTGGTCAGGCGGATAACGCCGATCATCCGCAGAAGAAAAAGTACGGTCGCGTTGAAATGGTGGGGCCCTTCTCCGTCAGAGACGGGGAAGATAACTACCAGCTTTACCTGATTCGACCAGCCAGCAGTTCCCAATCCGATTTTATCAACCTGTTGTTTGACCGCCCGCTGTTGTTGCTGATTGTCACGATGTTAGTCAGTTCCCCGCTGTTGTTATGGCTGGCGTGGAGCCTGGCAAAACCGGCGCGTAAGTTGAAAAACGCGGCGGATGAGGTGGCTCAGGGTAACCTGCGTCAGCATCCGGAACTGGAAGCTGGTCCGCAGGAATTTCTTGCCGCAGGCGCCAGTTTTAACCAGATGGTGACCGCGCTGGAGCGGATGATGACCACGCAACAGCGTCTGTTGTCTGATATCTCACACGAACTGAGAACCCCGCTCACCCGTTTGCAACTGGGGACCGCGCTGTTGCGTCGTCGCAGCGGCGAAAGTAAGGAGCTGGAGCGTATTGAGACGGAAGCGCAGCGTCTGGACAGCATGATCAACGATCTGCTGGTCATGTCGCGCAATCAGCAGAAAAATGCGCTGGTCAGCGAAACGATGAAAGCCAATCATCTGTGGGGTGAGGTGCTGGATAATGCCGCCTTTGAAGCCGAACAGATGGGCAAATCGCTTACGGTGAATTTCCCGCCGGGACCGTGGCCGCTGTACGGAAACCCGAACGCGTTGGAAAGTGCGCTGGAAAACATCGTCCGTAATGCCCTGCGCTATTCACACTCGAAGATTGAAGTCGGCTTCGCAGTGGATAAAGACGGAATCACGATCACAGTGGATGATGATGGTCCTGGCGTCAGCCCGGAAGACCGTGAGCAGATTTTCCGCCCGTTCTATCGCACCGATGAAGCACGCGATCGCGAATCCGGCGGCACCGGTCTGGGTCTGGCAATTGTAGAAACCGCCATTCAGCAGCATCGCGGCTGGGTGAAAGCCGAAGACAGCCCGCTGGGCGGTTTACGGCTGGTGATTTGGTTGCCGTTGTATAAACGTTCGTAA